The Candidatus Angelobacter sp. region CGGTCAATGCCACGCAGCAGTGAACCGCCGCCCGCCATGACAATGCCGCGATCCACGAGATCGGCGGACAATTCAGGCGGACAACGTTCCAAAGTGATGCGAATGGACTCCAAAATACTGGTCAGAGGCTCCTTCAGGGCTTCCCGGATTTCCTCGGAACGGACGGTGAGGGTTTTCGGCAACCCGGCGCTCAAATCGCGCCCTTTGACCTCCATGGTCAATTCCTGTTCCAAAGGAAAGGCCGAGCCGATGCGGATCTTTATTTCTTCCGCAGTGCGTTCGCCAATCATCAAGTTATAGGCACGTTTCATGTAGGCGACGATGGTTTCATCGAACTCGTCGCCGCCAACCCGGAGGCTCCGGCTGAACACGATCCCAGCCAGGGAAATGATCGCGATTTCACAAGTGCCGCCTCCGATATCGACGATCATGTTGCCAGCCGGTTCGTGGACCGGCAGACCGACGCCGATCGCGGAGGCCATCGGTTGTTCGATCAGATAAACCTCGCGCGCTCCGGCGTGTGTGGCGGAATCTTTGACGGCCCGCTTTTCCACCTCGGTGATACCCGACGGCACCGCGACCACGACCCGGGGAGCGATCAGTTTGCGATGGTGAACCTTCTGAATGAAATGCCGCAGCATGGATTCAGTTATTTCAAAGTCGGCAATCACGCCGTCTTTCATGGGGCGGATGGCGACAATGTTGCCGGGAGTGCGGCCGAGCATGCGCTTGGCTTCTTCTCCGACAGCCAGAACATTCGTC contains the following coding sequences:
- a CDS encoding rod shape-determining protein, coding for MFAQLKSLFSNDIGIDLGTANSLVYVRDQGIVLREPSVVAIQAGTTNVLAVGEEAKRMLGRTPGNIVAIRPMKDGVIADFEITESMLRHFIQKVHHRKLIAPRVVVAVPSGITEVEKRAVKDSATHAGAREVYLIEQPMASAIGVGLPVHEPAGNMIVDIGGGTCEIAIISLAGIVFSRSLRVGGDEFDETIVAYMKRAYNLMIGERTAEEIKIRIGSAFPLEQELTMEVKGRDLSAGLPKTLTVRSEEIREALKEPLTSILESIRITLERCPPELSADLVDRGIVMAGGGSLLRGIDRLVAEETGLPVHIADDPLTAVAEGTGRVLQELQFLKRVASSSRT